The sequence below is a genomic window from Acidobacteriota bacterium.
TCTCGATAGCCTGCGAAAACTCGGCGAAGCTCCATCGGCTGTTGGACGAAATCGTCGATCTGGCAGCGCTCGAAATCGGAACCGCTCGAGTCGAGAACGCGCCGGCTGACCTCGGCCAGGTCGTCACCTCGGTGATTGCGGATCTCCAGCCAACAGCCGAGCAACAGGGGTTGTCATTCCGAGCTGAGGTGGCATCCGACATGCCTCGGGTTTCCATCGATGCCGCTCGGCTCCAAGACTCTCTTCGACGGCTGATCGAGAACGCCCTTCGCTTCACGCCGGAGGGCGGATCGATTGTGTTCGAGGCCCGCGAAGAGCCCGGTCAGGTCGTGATCGTGATCCGTGACACGGGTTGCGGGATACCGACCGGCCGGATCAAAGAGGCCCTGCGGCCGTTCGCCCAACTTCACAGAGAACCGGGGGAGAACCGCGACGGCTTCGGCCTCGGTCTGCCCCTGAGCAAGCGGCAGATCGAAGCCTTCGGAGGGACCTTCGTCCTGAAGAGCGAGGTCGATGTAGGCACGACAGTCAGGGTGACAATTCCTGCTTCCGATTGAATTCCTCCAACGACCAAAGAAAACCTTGGGTGGCGCAATACCGGCACCAA
It includes:
- a CDS encoding HAMP domain-containing histidine kinase — its product is AAHAIRSPLTLATSYLEILNTDLREGLSEEQASFLSIACENSAKLHRLLDEIVDLAALEIGTARVENAPADLGQVVTSVIADLQPTAEQQGLSFRAEVASDMPRVSIDAARLQDSLRRLIENALRFTPEGGSIVFEAREEPGQVVIVIRDTGCGIPTGRIKEALRPFAQLHREPGENRDGFGLGLPLSKRQIEAFGGTFVLKSEVDVGTTVRVTIPASD